In one window of Gemmatimonadota bacterium DNA:
- a CDS encoding MucB/RseB C-terminal domain-containing protein, whose protein sequence is MWFRPVFLCFVAAVCLSSPFPVRGVDPDVTYQKIMEAPARVSYRATMTKQRFNAAGDTTRYVQKIIHQRPDRDRIDIPDSEGRIREVIIRVDDDIYRRKATGDSLFYSHRRQSNSNVLDMNLEFSSLDLLQTNYELEVTGADRLLDRPVAVLAFKPRHPGRMTMTAWIDEETGLVMRTEERNEAGVLVEELFLTEFEKDPLIPPDLFATEEWTGKSVETNQVIACGSISEVQKEADFKLNAPVYIPPGFTLQQRRVTQHHGQPLVHFMYSDGLSRISLFQRIASSDASHKSPRGTPELHGDVRVWERGPYSILRRHYDGKLFTVIGDVAVSESVELLTSLCTIKPAVAASPSPTGYSPWIGAGAGILAVGLWVLWRRRM, encoded by the coding sequence ATGTGGTTTCGACCTGTATTCCTGTGTTTCGTTGCGGCGGTCTGTCTTTCGAGTCCTTTTCCTGTCCGCGGTGTCGATCCGGATGTGACCTACCAGAAGATCATGGAAGCTCCGGCCCGGGTCAGCTACCGCGCCACCATGACGAAACAGCGGTTCAACGCAGCGGGGGACACCACCCGCTACGTGCAGAAGATAATCCATCAGCGGCCTGACCGGGACCGCATCGACATCCCCGATTCTGAAGGCCGGATCCGCGAGGTCATCATCCGCGTGGACGACGACATATACCGGCGGAAGGCCACGGGGGACTCGCTCTTCTATTCGCACCGCCGCCAGTCGAACTCCAACGTGCTCGATATGAACCTGGAGTTCAGCAGTCTCGACCTGCTTCAGACCAATTACGAACTCGAAGTTACCGGCGCAGACCGGCTTCTCGACCGTCCAGTGGCCGTCCTGGCTTTCAAGCCCCGTCATCCGGGGAGAATGACCATGACGGCGTGGATCGACGAGGAGACGGGCCTCGTGATGCGAACGGAAGAACGCAACGAAGCCGGCGTGCTCGTCGAGGAGCTCTTCCTGACGGAATTCGAAAAGGATCCGCTAATCCCGCCGGACCTCTTCGCCACAGAGGAATGGACGGGCAAGTCCGTCGAAACCAACCAGGTCATTGCCTGCGGTTCCATCAGCGAAGTGCAGAAGGAAGCGGATTTCAAGCTGAACGCCCCGGTCTACATTCCTCCGGGATTCACCCTGCAGCAACGCCGCGTCACGCAGCATCACGGCCAGCCGCTCGTGCATTTCATGTACAGCGACGGCCTTTCGCGCATCTCGCTCTTCCAGCGGATCGCTTCCTCCGACGCGTCGCACAAGTCTCCCAGGGGTACGCCCGAATTGCATGGCGACGTCCGCGTGTGGGAGCGCGGCCCCTACTCCATTCTGCGTCGCCACTACGACGGAAAGCTCTTCACCGTCATCGGCGACGTGGCCGTCAGCGAGTCCGTCGAACTGCTCACCTCGCTTTGCACGATCAAGCCGGCGGTCGCCGCATCCCCCTCTCCCACAGGCTATTCCCCGTGGATCGGGGCGGGCGCGGGAATCCTCGCGGTCGGCCTGTGGGTACTCTGGCGACGCCGCATGTGA
- a CDS encoding TolC family protein — MMMRNTICWAVLMSAGLLTHGAPAYGQNPGSGPGAGDLYTLDRCIRIALENNPQIEIARKQVEVRQAAVFGSYTGVMPQLTANLVNANRTTSGDTPVIVEGVVLREAPGSTRTNYSNNVFLRMNLYNGGRNWNTIRRDRQLVDNEKLGQVNTENQVTVDVKTRYYSLLRAMRLREVAEENVRLNEEQLRRSQSMYEIGSVARVDVLGARANLGGARINLRNQENAVLQARAELANVMGIGSSEAFRIADPLEGGSLDTAASMALPDALRMADLTNPAIQRDEGGIRSAMLGTKMARGGLWPTISGSVGYSRSGVRFQDVYGTYDKNWRLSFNVNLSMPILNGTQTYADISQAQTQQLIAEETLRQTRRTTSLTIRRALLDLDTAREVIALSGDNIAASEESLRLAEERYRVGSGTLLDVFNAQEALARAKSDLAGAQYDYLIAQATLDGALGK; from the coding sequence ATGATGATGCGAAACACGATCTGCTGGGCCGTCCTGATGTCTGCCGGCCTGCTCACCCACGGGGCGCCGGCGTATGGGCAGAACCCCGGATCCGGTCCCGGTGCGGGCGATCTGTACACGCTGGACCGGTGCATTCGGATCGCGCTGGAGAACAATCCCCAGATCGAGATCGCCCGGAAGCAGGTGGAAGTTCGGCAGGCCGCCGTCTTCGGTTCCTATACGGGGGTCATGCCCCAGCTGACCGCCAACCTGGTGAACGCGAATCGGACGACTTCAGGTGATACCCCGGTCATCGTCGAGGGTGTCGTGCTCCGCGAAGCGCCGGGCAGCACCCGGACGAACTATAGTAACAACGTCTTCCTGCGCATGAATCTGTACAACGGCGGCAGGAACTGGAACACGATCCGGCGCGACCGGCAGCTCGTAGACAACGAGAAACTGGGGCAGGTAAATACCGAAAACCAGGTCACCGTGGACGTGAAAACCCGGTACTACAGCCTGCTGCGTGCCATGCGGCTCAGGGAAGTAGCGGAAGAAAACGTCCGCCTGAACGAAGAGCAGCTTCGACGGTCCCAGAGCATGTACGAGATCGGCTCTGTAGCCCGGGTCGACGTACTGGGGGCCAGGGCGAACCTCGGCGGCGCACGCATCAATCTGCGAAACCAGGAGAATGCGGTTTTGCAGGCCCGGGCCGAACTGGCCAACGTCATGGGTATCGGTTCCAGCGAGGCGTTCCGGATCGCAGATCCCCTGGAAGGCGGGTCGCTCGATACGGCGGCGTCCATGGCCTTACCGGACGCGCTTCGGATGGCCGACCTTACCAATCCCGCCATCCAGCGGGACGAGGGCGGCATCCGTTCCGCGATGCTCGGGACCAAGATGGCCCGGGGTGGACTCTGGCCGACGATATCCGGCTCCGTAGGGTACAGCCGGTCGGGCGTTCGTTTCCAGGACGTCTACGGCACCTATGACAAGAACTGGCGCCTGTCCTTCAATGTGAATCTCAGCATGCCGATCCTGAACGGCACGCAGACCTATGCCGATATTTCGCAGGCGCAGACGCAGCAGTTGATCGCGGAGGAAACGCTGCGCCAGACCCGCAGGACTACGTCGCTCACGATCAGACGCGCGCTGCTCGACCTGGATACGGCCAGAGAGGTCATCGCGCTCAGCGGCGACAACATCGCGGCGTCGGAAGAAAGCCTGCGACTGGCGGAGGAACGATATCGGGTGGGTTCCGGTACGCTGCTCGACGTATTTAACGCGCAGGAAGCCCTGGCGCGGGCGAAATCCGACCTGGCCGGCGCGCAATATGACTACTTGATCGCCCAGGCCACGCTGGACGGCGCCCTGGGGAAGTGA
- the thiO gene encoding glycine oxidase ThiO has product MAQRSDIVVIGGGIIGLAVARRLCLSGSAVTVLEQHRTGRGASWAAAGMLAPHCEFDEPDDPYFVLCRTGLERYAGFIESLREETGCPIDYNSTGMIYPALSDRGQARLETRYERHRQNGVSVVRLTVREARRLEPNLSNRIHMALRYPADHQVENRDVVTALAKSVRLHGGVVREGVTARKIVLDGHRVAGVDTTDGLWNAPTLVIAMGCRSRYLDGVSPTHRIPVRPVRGQILSLRAGPVPPFRHTIFTSEVYLVPRSDGRLIVGATVEEAGFRNEVTLGGVLRLFRGALELAPGLESCPLESTWSGLRPVARDGWPVLGATGTPGLFAATGHGRNGILLAPLTGDLIAEAVLHDRVPPVMRPFLPDRFYPAGTGEAKDDRNR; this is encoded by the coding sequence GTGGCGCAGCGATCGGACATCGTGGTCATCGGCGGCGGGATTATCGGTCTGGCCGTGGCGAGACGGCTGTGTCTCTCCGGCAGCGCCGTCACGGTACTGGAACAGCATCGGACCGGCCGCGGGGCGTCCTGGGCCGCCGCGGGCATGCTGGCGCCGCACTGCGAATTCGATGAACCCGATGATCCTTATTTCGTCCTGTGCAGGACCGGGCTGGAACGATACGCGGGCTTCATCGAATCGCTCAGGGAAGAAACCGGCTGCCCGATCGATTACAATTCGACCGGGATGATTTATCCGGCGTTGAGTGACAGGGGACAGGCCCGGCTGGAGACGCGATATGAACGGCACCGCCAGAATGGCGTATCTGTAGTGCGGCTGACCGTCCGGGAAGCGAGACGCCTCGAGCCGAATCTTTCGAACCGGATCCACATGGCCCTGCGCTATCCGGCCGATCACCAGGTGGAAAACCGGGACGTCGTTACGGCGCTGGCGAAGTCGGTCCGTCTGCACGGTGGTGTGGTCCGGGAAGGCGTCACTGCGCGGAAGATCGTGCTGGACGGCCACCGTGTCGCCGGGGTGGATACGACGGACGGCCTGTGGAACGCGCCGACGTTGGTAATCGCCATGGGCTGCCGGTCGCGCTACCTCGATGGCGTTTCGCCCACGCATCGCATCCCCGTTCGCCCGGTGCGCGGGCAGATACTCTCACTGCGGGCAGGCCCCGTTCCGCCATTCAGGCATACGATCTTCACCAGCGAAGTCTACCTGGTTCCCCGCTCGGACGGGCGGCTGATCGTCGGCGCTACCGTAGAGGAGGCCGGATTTCGAAACGAAGTCACCCTGGGCGGCGTCCTGCGGTTGTTCCGAGGAGCGCTGGAACTTGCGCCAGGGCTGGAATCCTGTCCGCTGGAATCCACCTGGTCGGGACTGCGGCCGGTGGCGCGGGACGGATGGCCCGTGCTCGGCGCCACGGGGACGCCGGGCCTGTTCGCGGCCACGGGGCACGGGCGGAACGGCATACTTCTGGCGCCGCTGACCGGAGACCTGATCGCCGAAGCAGTCCTGCACGACAGGGTCCCTCCCGTCATGAGACCCTTTCTGCCCGATCGGTTTTACCCGGCTGGCACCGGAGAGGCGAAAGATGATCGTAACCGTTAA
- the thiS gene encoding sulfur carrier protein ThiS produces MIVTVNGTSRELPQNVSIAALLKDLGVSSEGTAVALNGAVVPRREHGKTTLCDGDVVEVIRAVAGG; encoded by the coding sequence ATGATCGTAACCGTTAACGGGACATCCCGGGAACTGCCGCAAAACGTGTCCATCGCCGCCTTGCTGAAGGACCTGGGCGTGTCTTCCGAAGGGACCGCAGTTGCGCTTAACGGAGCGGTTGTCCCGAGAAGGGAACACGGAAAGACCACGCTTTGCGATGGCGACGTGGTCGAGGTGATTCGCGCGGTCGCGGGTGGATGA
- a CDS encoding thiazole synthase: protein MGALKIGGLELESRLILGTGKYANFERMRESFEASGTDMVTVAIRRIDLDDPSGKSLLDYIDRGRYELLPNTAGCYTASDAVLTCELAREALGTDTVKLEVIGDEKTLFPDNEATLEAARVLVDRGFNVMPYTIDDPIVCKKLEDAGCVAVMPLAAPIGSGLGIRNPHNIAIIVENSQVPVIVDAGVGTASDASVAMELGCDGILMNTGVAGARDPVKMAVAMRKAVEAGRLAYEAGRIPMKAYASASSPLSGVIHSST from the coding sequence ATGGGCGCCCTGAAAATAGGCGGTTTGGAATTGGAATCCCGTTTGATACTCGGTACGGGCAAATACGCGAACTTCGAACGGATGCGGGAATCCTTCGAGGCCAGCGGCACGGACATGGTCACCGTGGCCATCCGCCGGATCGATCTGGACGATCCCTCGGGGAAATCGCTGCTCGACTATATCGACCGGGGCCGTTACGAGTTGCTGCCCAACACGGCCGGATGCTATACGGCGAGCGACGCCGTGCTGACCTGCGAACTGGCGCGGGAGGCGCTGGGCACCGATACCGTCAAGCTCGAAGTCATCGGTGACGAAAAGACCCTGTTTCCCGATAACGAGGCCACGCTGGAAGCCGCGCGCGTCCTGGTCGACCGGGGATTCAACGTCATGCCCTATACCATCGACGATCCCATCGTCTGCAAGAAACTCGAAGACGCGGGGTGCGTCGCCGTCATGCCCCTCGCCGCGCCCATCGGTTCCGGGCTGGGCATACGCAACCCCCACAATATCGCCATCATCGTCGAGAACAGCCAGGTTCCCGTCATCGTCGACGCGGGGGTCGGGACGGCCTCCGACGCCTCCGTCGCCATGGAACTGGGCTGCGACGGCATACTGATGAATACCGGCGTGGCCGGAGCGCGGGATCCGGTAAAAATGGCCGTCGCCATGCGCAAGGCCGTAGAAGCCGGACGCCTTGCCTACGAGGCGGGCCGGATACCCATGAAGGCCTATGCGTCCGCTTCCAGTCCGCTGAGTGGTGTGATCCATTCGTCCACGTAG
- a CDS encoding thiamine phosphate synthase: MVDFRFYLISDRTRCAGRSLASALSQACRAGVRAIQIREKDLDTPDLLMLTRKVREELGECRPLMMVNGNLEVAAACGAQGVHLPERSMPVRLARMVRLVRAVRDRLPEGTLVARSTHSLKAAREAEAEGVDFITFGPVYDTPSKAAYGPAQGLRALSETVRAVSIPVFALGGVTPDRAKECLEAGAHGVAAISAVLSRPDIPVAVGAFEKALGGL, translated from the coding sequence ATGGTAGACTTCAGGTTCTATCTGATCAGCGATCGAACCCGGTGCGCCGGACGATCGCTCGCCTCGGCGTTGAGTCAGGCCTGCCGCGCGGGTGTCCGAGCGATCCAGATCAGGGAGAAAGACCTGGATACGCCCGACCTGCTGATGTTGACCCGTAAGGTGCGGGAGGAACTCGGCGAATGCCGCCCCCTTATGATGGTCAACGGCAATCTGGAGGTCGCCGCGGCCTGTGGGGCCCAGGGCGTTCATTTGCCCGAACGGAGTATGCCGGTCCGCCTGGCCCGCATGGTCCGCCTGGTCCGGGCGGTACGCGACCGTCTGCCGGAGGGTACGCTGGTCGCCCGTTCGACACACAGCTTGAAAGCGGCGCGGGAGGCGGAAGCGGAAGGGGTCGACTTCATCACCTTCGGCCCGGTATACGACACGCCGTCCAAGGCCGCCTACGGTCCGGCCCAGGGACTGCGGGCGCTGTCGGAAACGGTCCGCGCGGTGTCGATCCCCGTGTTTGCCCTGGGCGGTGTGACTCCGGACCGCGCGAAGGAATGCCTGGAAGCGGGCGCCCACGGCGTCGCGGCCATCTCGGCCGTGCTGTCCCGGCCGGACATACCCGTGGCGGTTGGCGCGTTCGAAAAGGCACTGGGCGGCCTGTGA
- a CDS encoding redoxin family protein has protein sequence MRTVLVTGLLAGAVGIACSGTPVEEEAEVVSSEAIGTEIGHTAPNFEVYAMDGSKVTLEDFRGRPLFVNFWAWWCPPCIRDAEPFLLDSSPLPDYSPRTGGIQAGSSSGQAGSSFRRIGEKRSG, from the coding sequence ATGCGAACGGTCCTGGTGACGGGCCTGCTTGCCGGAGCGGTCGGAATCGCATGCAGCGGGACGCCCGTCGAGGAGGAAGCCGAGGTCGTCAGCAGCGAGGCCATCGGCACCGAGATCGGCCATACGGCGCCGAACTTCGAAGTATACGCCATGGATGGATCGAAGGTTACCCTGGAGGACTTCAGGGGCAGGCCCCTGTTCGTGAACTTCTGGGCCTGGTGGTGCCCGCCCTGCATCAGGGACGCGGAACCTTTTCTACTTGATTCGAGCCCGCTTCCTGACTATTCACCCCGGACTGGAGGAATTCAGGCAGGGTCTTCAAGCGGCCAGGCTGGTTCGTCCTTCCGACGAATCGGAGAAAAACGATCCGGATAA
- a CDS encoding T9SS type A sorting domain-containing protein: protein MDRSFTAFTCFKCLFLTFIAGAVTHTGVFAQAPSTQRCGTLHVHPYVHALPGGLAARPHRPDQVTVGRPTVPGEGDRTDDLGHSYTVAPEYYVSPGGHFKIWYVTTTADRPGAGWPELDDAGTGTVPEYVRHCAAFLEESRRVIVEELGYRPPPEDYRYHDQYEAMDSDDGGDGLYDVYISDLPSQFSGYTRPEAVVAGASLPSYIVVDNDFAESRSTVEKALDLLRITVAHEYFHAAQFGYDAGEAAFWLEQSAVWIEEQVYDDVDDYLTYLPSFSGFLTEPWIALDTSNGEHEYAGVLWPLFLEKRHDRDLIRSIWERSATEHALDAIDDGLRSVGSDLASAFQEFTTWNVFTESRANADRFYEEGASYPLVELSGLHALNEPVLPRDAASYRFDGPRIPANRYPDHLGANYIGFVPDPSLSGGIRIEFTGISGEWGVSVAGSGAVDTVVTVPATRGSVTIEVPDWTRYETVMLVVASLERTGAGFEYAYTATFDPGLPGSGQAGRPIAASLTTFPNPFYMSDGPATVRYEVGQPGEVSLTLYNVLGRKVRALVDGPHSPGTFTTTWDGRDDGGSRVASGVYFCRMTTGGSAGGSEVTRKLLLLR from the coding sequence ATGGATCGTAGTTTTACAGCCTTTACGTGCTTCAAGTGTCTTTTCCTGACCTTTATCGCCGGTGCGGTCACCCACACCGGCGTTTTTGCCCAGGCGCCGTCCACGCAACGGTGCGGAACGTTGCACGTCCATCCATACGTCCACGCTCTGCCGGGTGGGCTTGCCGCCAGGCCCCATCGTCCCGACCAGGTGACGGTGGGCCGGCCCACCGTGCCAGGCGAGGGGGATCGCACGGACGACCTGGGCCATTCCTACACGGTCGCGCCCGAATACTACGTCAGCCCCGGCGGACATTTCAAAATCTGGTACGTCACCACGACGGCAGACCGGCCCGGTGCGGGCTGGCCGGAACTGGATGACGCGGGCACTGGCACGGTTCCCGAATATGTCCGGCACTGCGCGGCGTTCCTGGAAGAATCCCGCCGCGTCATCGTGGAAGAACTGGGTTACCGTCCGCCGCCCGAGGACTATCGGTATCACGATCAATACGAGGCGATGGATTCGGACGATGGCGGAGATGGGTTATACGACGTCTATATTTCCGATCTCCCAAGTCAGTTCAGTGGCTACACCCGCCCGGAAGCGGTCGTGGCCGGCGCGTCGCTTCCTTCGTACATCGTCGTGGATAACGATTTCGCCGAGTCCCGGAGCACGGTGGAGAAGGCGCTGGACCTGCTGCGGATCACGGTCGCCCACGAGTACTTCCACGCCGCGCAGTTCGGCTACGATGCCGGAGAAGCGGCTTTCTGGCTGGAACAAAGTGCCGTGTGGATCGAAGAACAGGTCTATGACGACGTCGACGATTACCTGACCTACCTGCCGTCGTTCAGCGGTTTCCTTACCGAACCATGGATTGCGCTGGATACCTCGAACGGGGAGCATGAATACGCGGGAGTGCTCTGGCCGCTGTTCCTGGAGAAGCGGCACGACAGGGATCTGATCCGAAGCATCTGGGAACGGTCCGCGACGGAACACGCGCTGGACGCCATCGACGACGGGCTGCGGAGCGTCGGAAGCGATCTGGCGTCCGCCTTCCAGGAATTCACCACGTGGAACGTCTTTACCGAGAGCCGGGCCAACGCGGACCGGTTCTACGAAGAAGGCGCCTCCTATCCCCTGGTCGAACTGAGCGGCCTGCATGCCCTGAACGAGCCAGTACTCCCGCGCGACGCCGCCTCGTACCGGTTCGACGGCCCCCGGATCCCCGCTAACCGTTATCCGGACCACCTCGGGGCAAACTACATAGGGTTCGTCCCGGATCCCTCCCTTAGCGGAGGGATCCGCATCGAATTCACGGGCATATCCGGGGAATGGGGGGTCTCCGTGGCGGGCAGCGGCGCGGTGGACACGGTCGTGACGGTCCCCGCGACCAGGGGAAGCGTCACCATCGAAGTACCCGACTGGACGCGGTACGAAACCGTCATGCTCGTGGTGGCTTCGCTTGAACGCACCGGCGCCGGCTTCGAGTACGCCTATACGGCGACCTTCGATCCCGGTCTCCCAGGCAGCGGCCAGGCTGGCCGCCCGATCGCAGCGTCTCTCACCACGTTTCCGAATCCTTTTTACATGAGCGACGGACCCGCCACCGTCCGGTACGAAGTCGGTCAGCCGGGGGAAGTGTCCCTCACCCTGTACAATGTACTGGGCAGGAAGGTCCGCGCGCTGGTGGACGGCCCCCATTCCCCGGGGACATTTACCACGACCTGGGACGGCAGGGACGATGGGGGCAGTCGAGTAGCCAGCGGGGTCTATTTCTGCCGTATGACGACGGGAGGATCGGCGGGTGGGTCGGAAGTTACCAGGAAACTGCTTTTACTGAGATAG
- the miaA gene encoding tRNA (adenosine(37)-N6)-dimethylallyltransferase MiaA has product MTSRPMRSDAADTRPIPVLVGPTGVGKTAVGIELARRFGAEIISADSRQIYRYMDIGTAKPTADEQAAAPHHLIDIVDPDVRFSAGEYGRRARKAIRELADRDVPALVVGGAGLYIKALAGGLFDAPAIPRELRQRLTAGYRSATTAELHGRLSAVDPAAAARINANDRQRIERALEIHDATGATLTSWFERSGQSRRLGVRLIGLERARSALYARIDNRVDRMMESGFEEEVRGLMDRGYGAGTHGLSTFGYAEILRCIRGELDGGTAVSIIRQRSRQYAKRQMTWFRQTDGIGWISVEDGENPRDTSEKIIRAFPKLLSQ; this is encoded by the coding sequence GTGACCTCCCGTCCGATGCGTTCCGATGCTGCCGATACCCGTCCCATACCGGTTCTCGTGGGTCCCACCGGCGTCGGCAAGACCGCCGTGGGTATTGAGCTGGCCCGGCGGTTCGGCGCGGAAATCATCTCGGCGGATTCCCGCCAGATATACCGGTACATGGATATCGGTACGGCCAAGCCCACTGCGGATGAGCAGGCCGCGGCGCCCCATCACCTCATCGACATTGTCGACCCGGACGTGCGGTTCAGCGCCGGCGAATACGGCCGCCGGGCCCGAAAAGCGATCCGCGAACTTGCGGACCGGGATGTGCCGGCCCTTGTAGTCGGAGGCGCGGGGCTGTACATAAAGGCGCTTGCCGGCGGCCTGTTCGACGCGCCGGCGATACCGAGGGAGCTCAGGCAACGCCTGACGGCCGGATACCGGTCAGCGACCACGGCCGAGCTCCACGGACGGCTGAGCGCAGTCGATCCAGCGGCCGCCGCGCGCATAAATGCGAACGACCGGCAACGGATCGAAAGGGCGCTGGAAATCCACGACGCGACGGGCGCGACCCTGACGTCCTGGTTCGAACGGTCCGGTCAATCCCGGCGCCTCGGGGTGCGCCTGATCGGACTGGAGCGGGCACGCTCCGCCCTGTACGCGCGGATCGACAACCGGGTCGACCGGATGATGGAATCGGGTTTCGAGGAGGAGGTCCGCGGCCTGATGGATCGGGGGTATGGCGCCGGGACCCATGGCCTGTCTACGTTCGGATACGCGGAAATACTGAGGTGCATCCGCGGCGAACTGGACGGAGGCACCGCCGTTTCGATCATCCGGCAACGGTCTAGGCAGTACGCGAAACGCCAGATGACCTGGTTCAGACAGACGGATGGTATTGGTTGGATATCCGTGGAGGACGGGGAGAATCCGCGGGATACCAGCGAGAAGATCATCCGGGCATTCCCGAAGCTTCTATCTCAGTAA
- a CDS encoding polysaccharide deacetylase family protein, whose product MSGEHPSPWRDGYEGAVSLTFDDGMRSQLDRAHPILAENDLRGTFYVNPRGPDWRGLLAPWKAVAEAGHEVGNHTVNHPCSCAFKETRADCLETMTLDDMEWEIGEGRRRISEAIPEQADFTFCYPCYHAHVGEGPDRRSYVPVVARHHAAGRGKGDFANHPLTADLHHLYSFPVERQARSEMIGLVEEAMNQGQWTVLTFHGISEGHLSVTEADFSGLCGYLREHRDRIWTAPVVAVARAVRDWRSAVSKRSKRTGGPAAGDRNES is encoded by the coding sequence ATGTCCGGCGAGCACCCCAGTCCCTGGCGGGATGGATACGAAGGCGCCGTGTCGCTGACCTTCGACGACGGGATGCGGTCCCAGCTCGACCGGGCCCATCCGATCCTGGCTGAAAACGACCTTCGCGGCACGTTCTATGTCAATCCCCGGGGACCGGACTGGCGCGGCCTTCTGGCGCCGTGGAAAGCCGTGGCGGAAGCCGGTCACGAGGTGGGCAACCATACCGTGAACCATCCCTGTTCCTGCGCGTTCAAGGAGACCCGCGCCGACTGCCTGGAGACGATGACCCTCGACGACATGGAGTGGGAGATCGGAGAAGGCAGGCGGCGGATATCCGAAGCCATCCCCGAACAGGCGGACTTCACCTTCTGCTATCCCTGCTACCATGCTCATGTGGGCGAGGGACCGGACCGCCGGAGTTACGTGCCTGTCGTCGCCCGGCACCATGCCGCCGGCCGCGGCAAGGGAGACTTCGCGAATCACCCCCTGACCGCCGACCTGCACCACCTCTATTCCTTCCCCGTGGAGCGCCAGGCCCGCTCCGAGATGATCGGTCTGGTCGAGGAGGCAATGAATCAGGGACAGTGGACCGTGTTGACCTTTCACGGGATCTCGGAAGGGCATCTGTCCGTGACGGAGGCCGATTTCAGCGGGCTGTGCGGCTATCTTCGGGAACACCGCGACCGTATCTGGACCGCGCCGGTCGTAGCCGTCGCCCGGGCGGTGCGCGACTGGCGGTCCGCCGTGTCGAAGCGGTCCAAGCGGACCGGGGGACCCGCGGCAGGCGACCGGAACGAATCGTGA
- a CDS encoding aspartate aminotransferase family protein, which translates to MTYGDRKQLLRDDAYLIHPLQHGIDHGEPLICVRAEGSTLFDIEGNRYIDGLSSLWNVNVGHGRRELGEAAAAQIAELGFFSCYAGATNIPAVRLANRLKERAPGPLNHTFFTSGGAVSNDSAIKTARYFWQRAGRPDKTKIISRRHAYHGVTIGAMNATGLEVYWDNFASSLPGYVHIDAPYPYHYRPAEPGIGCGEASARALEDAILREGPDTVAAFIGEPVMGASGVIVPPEDYWPRVREICTKHDVLLIADEVITGFGRIGHWFGVSHWNIVPDIISFAKGVTSGYVPLGGIIVKDEIHDCIQNAPEDRKWNHSFTYSGHPTCCAVGLANLDLLEHEGLIERSRVMGEKLMDGLRSLRTLPHVGDIRGIGLMAAVEVVEDPASRKPYDPALKVGGRIVKKMLENGVYTRCRGDSVNFAPPFVVTAEELDRMINVAGDAIESVTA; encoded by the coding sequence ATGACCTACGGCGACCGCAAGCAACTGCTGAGGGACGACGCATACCTGATCCATCCGTTGCAACACGGCATCGATCACGGCGAGCCGTTGATCTGTGTCCGTGCCGAGGGATCCACGCTTTTCGATATAGAAGGCAACCGCTACATCGACGGGCTTTCGAGCCTCTGGAACGTCAACGTCGGCCACGGGCGCCGCGAACTGGGCGAGGCCGCCGCGGCCCAGATCGCCGAGCTGGGGTTCTTTTCCTGCTACGCGGGGGCGACGAACATCCCGGCCGTACGCCTCGCCAACCGCCTGAAGGAACGGGCGCCGGGGCCGCTGAATCATACCTTTTTCACGTCCGGCGGCGCCGTTTCCAACGACAGCGCGATCAAGACGGCGCGGTATTTCTGGCAACGGGCCGGCCGGCCGGACAAGACCAAGATCATCTCCAGGAGACACGCCTACCACGGCGTGACCATAGGCGCCATGAACGCCACCGGCCTGGAAGTCTACTGGGATAACTTCGCATCCAGCCTTCCGGGATACGTCCACATCGACGCGCCCTATCCCTACCACTACAGGCCGGCGGAACCGGGCATAGGATGCGGCGAGGCCAGCGCCCGGGCGCTTGAGGACGCGATTCTGCGGGAAGGCCCCGACACGGTGGCCGCGTTCATCGGAGAACCCGTAATGGGCGCGTCGGGCGTCATCGTGCCGCCGGAGGACTACTGGCCCAGGGTCCGGGAGATCTGCACGAAGCACGACGTGCTCCTGATCGCCGACGAGGTGATCACAGGGTTCGGCCGCATCGGCCACTGGTTCGGCGTGTCCCACTGGAACATCGTACCCGACATCATCTCCTTCGCCAAAGGGGTCACCAGCGGGTACGTGCCCCTCGGGGGCATCATCGTGAAGGACGAGATTCACGACTGCATCCAGAACGCCCCGGAGGACCGGAAATGGAACCATTCCTTCACCTATTCCGGGCATCCGACCTGCTGCGCCGTCGGACTGGCGAATCTGGATCTCCTGGAGCACGAAGGGCTTATTGAACGAAGCAGGGTCATGGGCGAGAAGCTCATGGACGGCCTGCGGTCATTGCGGACGCTGCCGCACGTGGGCGACATCCGCGGCATCGGGCTGATGGCCGCCGTGGAGGTGGTGGAGGACCCCGCATCCCGGAAACCCTACGATCCCGCGTTGAAGGTCGGTGGACGCATCGTGAAGAAGATGCTCGAAAACGGCGTCTATACCCGTTGCCGGGGAGACAGCGTCAACTTCGCTCCCCCTTTCGTCGTCACCGCCGAAGAGCTGGATCGGATGATTAACGTAGCCGGAGATGCCATCGAATCGGTTACGGCGTGA